In Paenibacillus sonchi, the genomic stretch TCCGTACTGGCGATTTTGCCGGAAATATCCGTCATTTGGCCTTTGACCTGATCAATCTGATCCAGCACGTACTGAAGATTAAGATTCGTTTTGTTCAAATAATGCTTGGCTTCCTGGTTCCGTGAAGCGGCCTTGTCCTGTGCAGCTTTGGCAGCCTGAACCTCCTGCTGCAGCTGTTTCAGCTGCTTGTCGATTTCTGCGACCGTAGTTTTTTTGGCATATCCGTCAGAGGGTTGGAATAGTGTGACAGCCAGCAGCACAGCAGCCAGCCCGGCGGCAATCTTCTTCAACTCGCACTCCCCGTCCTTTGTCTTGTAAGATGGTCATCCTGCAATCGGATCATAGTCTACACTTTGAGGAACTTGCGGATCGATACGGTACTTCCCCATATACCGATCAGCACTCCCAGGCCGACAAGCAGCCCGCAGAGCAGAACCCAGATATCCTGGAAAGGAATCAGCTGCAGCCCCAGCATCGGGTCTCCCTGGACAGAGGACACGAGACTGCTGTAGCCTGCATAAAGCGCCCCCGAGGTAACCAGTGAGCCGATCAGCCCGATCAGCGCTCCTTCAATAAAGAAGGGCCAGCGGATAAAATAATTCGTCGCACCCACCAGCTTCATAATGCCAATCTCCTTGCGGCGGGCAAGGATCGTCACCCGGATCGTATTGGAGATCAGAAACATCGACATGAGTGCCAGTCCCGCTACAAAAATAAATCCGATGTTGCGTACTGCCTTCGTTACCTTGAAGAGCGTTTCCACCGAGCCTTTGCCATAATTCACTTTGTAAATCGGCTTCTCTTCATGAGTCTTGTTAAGCGCTTCTATCTTCTCCGCCACAAACGGAACCGTCGTAGGCTGAATGACTTCCACGAGCAGCTTATCCGGCAGCGGGTTATTATCTTCATCAAAGCCTTCGAGCAGCTCGGCGGCATCCGGCCCCATATCCTCGCGGAATTCCTTCAGCCCCTGCTCCTTGGAGACGAACTCCACCTTGCTGACCTCCGGCATGCTGCCGATCTCATTCTCCAGCGTTTCACGCATCTTCTGGTCGGTATTCAGTGTCAGATGCACGTTGATCTGCACCTGGCTGTCCGCTTTGTCGGCGATAGCGTTGACATTAAGCACAAGCAATATAAAGACACCAAGCACGAATAGGGAGACGACAATGGAAGTGATGGAAGCCACCGACATCCAGCCGTTGCGGAATACGTTTTTGAAGCCTTCCCGCACATGCCGCAAGAAGGTTTTAAAACTCATAACCATATTCCCCTCTCACTTGGTCTCTGACGATATTTCCGTTCTCGATAGCCAGGACCCGCTTGCGCATTTTGTTGACGATATCCCTGTTGTGAGTCGCCATCACAATGGTTGTCCCGCGAAAATTAATTTCGTCCAGCAGCTGCATGATTCCCCACGAGGTTTCAGGGTCCAGGTTGCCGGTAGGCTCGTCCGCAATGATGACAGAAGGGTTGTTGACAATTGCCCGGGCGATTGCAATCCGCTGCTGCTCCCCGCCGGACAGCTGAGAGGGCTCACGGTTCGCCTTGCTGCGCAGGCCCACTAATTCGAGCACTTCAGGAACACGTTTCTTGATCACTTTCTTCGGAGCCTCGATGACCTCCATCGCAAACGCAACATTCTCATAGGCCGTGAGCTTCGGCAGCAGGCGGAAATCCTGGAAGATCACCCCGATATTGCGGCGGACATAGGGAATTTTGCGCGGCTTCAGCTTGCCTATATTGAACCCGCCTACCGAAATTTGTCCTTTGGTTGGCATTTCTTCTCTATAAATTAATTTCATGAACGTTGATTTACCGGCGCCGGACGGTCCGACGACATAGACGAATTCATTGCGGTCAATCTTGACGGATACGCCCTGGAGCGCATGGGTTCCGTTCGAATAGGTCTTCCACACATCCTGCATTTCAATCACTTCATCACTTCCCGATTCTGACATATTCCGCAGCAAACCGCGGAAGTTTCCATAAACTGCATGAATACCGCAGGCGTATCTATTGTAACAAATCCGTAACTGCTTGAGTACCCGAAAGTTTTACCGATATCGCACATATACATAAAAAGCATCTTAAAAACCGAAAAAAAACCCGGTACCGCCACTAGATCTGCATTCTGCAAATTCAGAAACAACCGGGCTGCTACCGGTTCTATCTATTTATATCGGCTGCAAAAGCCATTCATTAAGTCTAGTATTCCTGGCCAGCGCCCCGTCCGCGCAAATCCGCCCAACTGAAGGAGATCTTTCATGAAAAAAATCCATGCCGCCCTCATTGCCCTGATCAGCCTGATTCTGGCCGGCTCCCTTGTAGCCGGAGGACTTCATTTATATGGCAGCCAGCAGACACTCCCCCCAAAAACCCTTGTCGCCGGCTGGGACGTCGGGGGTATGGAAATAGCCGACGTACGTGCGGGACTAGCCACCAGACTGCAGGCGCTCGAGGCGGTTCCTTTGGTGCTGAAGGCAGAGCCTAACACCAAGCTCACGGTTACGCTGCGGCAGGCAGGCATGACGTATGAGGCAGAGGAATTTCTGCAGGGACTGAATACGCTCACCGAAGGCGGACTGCTGGAACGGGTGCGCGCGCGCTGGAGTTTTCCCCGCAGCTGGGAGCTCAGGGCACATCTGGATCTGACACAGCTGCAGAAAAGTCTGAGTCCAGACTGGGAAAAAGAAACCTTTGGCGTCCCCGTTGACGCTGTACGGCGCATCACCGCAGATGACCGTGTGGTATACACGCCTGAGAAGACCACCTATGAGGTAGACTGGCGTGCGTTGGAGCTTGCCCTGCAGGCGGTAGTCCCTCTTACCCTCCACAATGCCGACAGCCTTAAGGGCAAACAGATCATGCTTGAAGTTCCGCTCAGCATCCGGCAGCCGGAGGTCACGCTGAAAATCCTGAAGGAGCAGGGCATTGAGCGAAAAATTTCACAGTTCAGCACCTCCCTCGGGGCAAGCGGCCCCGGCCGCACCTTCAATGTCCAGGCGGCCGCCGCAGCCGTCAACGGCACCCTTCTGCCTCCGGGTGCAGTCTTCGATTACGGCAAGGCCATCCAGAAGGCCCAGGCTGACACCGGCTTCCGGGAAGCACCGGTGATCGTCAACGGCAGGCTGCAGCCTGGGGTAGGCGGAGGGATCTGCCAGGTATCCAGCACGCTGTATAACGCCGCCCTGCGTTCAGGGCTCGAAATCGTGGAGCGGCGCAACCATTCCCTGCCGGTTAATTATCTGCCCAAAGGACAGGATGCTACCTTCTCTGAAGGCAACATCAACTTCCGCTTCCGCAACAACACCGGCAAATCTCTGATTATCCATGCCGCCGTCCAAGGCCGCACCTTAACCGTGAAGCTGTTCGGCACGTTCCCGAAGAATGTCACCTTCCTGGTCCAGTCCCGGACAGTGGAGCTGCTTGCACCCGCCGACAAATATGTGAGTGACCCTTCGCTCCCGCGCGGAGGCACACGGGTGATCCAGAACGGAAAAACCGGCTATATCGTTGAAACTTACATCACCCGGCTCGTTGACGGCAAAGCCGTAGAGAAGAAGCTGCTCTCCCGGGACACCTATTACGCGCAAAAACGCATCATCGCCATCAACCAGGGCGGCATGGGCAAGTCGATCCAGCCCGATTCCCGCAAGCAGCCTCTGGTGGAGGATGGGGTGCGGGGTGATTGCAGCCAATGCGCCTGGCGGCTTCCAGTCAGTATGCTCTACCCTGCATCTCATCAAAAAGGCGGTCAGGACAATCATAGTCCTGCCGCCTTTTTGCCATAAAGATTAACTGGGCAGGGGCTTTCCTCCCCTGCTTTACATTGCGCTTACCTCGGTAACATATGCCCTTTACGATGGAGTGGTATCCTTGAGGCAGATTTGGAATAGAAAGGATGAACTGCTATGAGCTTAATTGCTTCCAATCCATTATCCGCCTTGCTCCGCAGCGCCCCAGCCGTCCCCGCTGCCTATACCTGCCGTGAAACCCTCCGAGTGATGTTCCAGCACCCCGAAGCCAAATGCCTCGTTGTCTGCAATCCAGACCATACGCCGGTTGGTCTCTTGATGTGTGAACGCTTTTTTCTCAAGGTTACCGGACGTTCGGGTATGGAGCTGTTCTACCGGGAATCCGTAACCAGGCTCATGAACCGCAAACCGCTGGCTGTTGACATCTCTACCCCGCCGGAACACGTTCTGAGATCAGCCTTGGAACGTCCTGAAGCGATGAGGAACGACTGCATTATCGTTACGGAGGAAGGAGTTTTTGCCGGTGTGGTGTATGTTTCTGACCTGACACGGGAGCAGCATTAACTCCCCCAAGTGCGTACCCAGTGAAGCTTTGTACACCCCCTTTTGCCTTCCTCACCGTCTCCCCTTTGCCCTTCCATCCACTCAGTCTGCCCGGACCCGGCTGCTGCTCTTCCGCTTCTCCATTCCTCCTGCCAGCCTCAGCCCCGCTATTAGAATAACGTATCCGGAGACATGTCAATTCTCCAATATCCGCTCACTTTCTTCAGCTTCACCACTACGCTTTGGTTCGTCCCTTGATCCGGCACACTTAACTCAAAAACAGCAGCGGTTGCAGTCTTCGAAACCATACGTGCTGTCGCCTTATCATACTGCATTGAGTTGCCTATATCGGTGTTCACTTGCGCCATTCTTCCGTTCTGCTCCAAAAACTGTGTCTGCACATAAAACGCAGCGGCATTGTGCGTGTAGGCGCGTTTGACGTAATTCATCAGCTGCTGCCTGCTCCCAATATCACTGGAGAGATAACGGTACTCCGTCCCTTTATATTGAAACGTTTCCGGTTGGAACGTCACGCCGCCGCGACTGGTATATGTATACAGCTTCTTGGCGTGAACCAGGAGCGGGATCACACTTTTCACCGTTAGATTGTTAATCGTTGCCGGACCTTCCTTGCCCGGTGCGGATACCGCTACCGCCTTTACACCTTCAACTCCAAAAGCTGGCGAAGCCGCGAACGCTCCGCTCCCCGCCGATACCAGACCCAGTGAAAGAGCGAGTGAGCTGAGCAGCATTTTTTTGTTCATTATCATTTCCTCCTTATAATTGTGCGATAAGTACTCTATACCTTACTGCAGCTTTTAAGCTAAAATACCCAATTCTCTACAGGGTCAAAACAGGATTACGGCAGAAAAAAATAATAAAGCTCCGCCTCCCCACAAATCGCGAAAAAAATATGACGGACATTCTGTGGGGGCTGCTACATTATATTTATATGTCTACAAAGCAAAAAAACAAGTAGAATATAAGAATGATGAGCGTTGGCAAAGCATCCAAAATAAAACACATCAGATATCTTCACGATACAATGACTTTTTAATGCTTCTGCTTGCAACCGTGATGATCATTTCATTGTTTGTTGACATTACGCTTAGCTTAGATCGCGCTCTATTGTTTGCTTTTCTTGCAATATCCTTCCGTAATGTAGTGGATTTAGTTACACTAAAATTCTTTGATACCAGACTGTAGAATCCTTTCGAGGTAATTCGAGAGACTTCTACAATATATATCTATTTTGTGCTGTGCTATTATTGGGCTGAATAGAAAGGAGAGAATAAAATGGCTTTGATCGAATGCAAATTTTATTCGGATGTACTGGGACTGAGCACCTCCATGACGGTAATTCTGCCGCAGCAGACCACCACCCAGATTGGCATGAGCAATGTTACTAAAGGAGAACTGCACCCGACACTCTATTTGCTGCATGGCCTGTCGGATGACGACTCGATCTGGCTCCGCCGCACTTCTATTGAGCGCTATGTCGCACAAATGGGGATTGCGGTGGTGATGCCGCAGGTGCACCGGGGCTTTTATACGGATATGGCCGAGGGAGGCCGGTATTGGACCTTTATCAGTGAAGAGCTGCCTGCGCTGGCCCGTTCATTCTTCCCCCTGTCCCCCAAACGCGAGGATACCTTTGTGGCCGGGCTGTCGATGGGCGGCTATGGGGCGTTCAAGCTGGGACTGCGCAAGCCTGACACTTTTGCGGCGGCGGCAAGTCTGTCGGGAGCGCTCGATATGGTACACCATTCCTTGAACTGGGAGGACCCAACTAAGAAGAGTCCTGAGTACGAACGGATTTTTGGCAAACATAGCATAAAAGACACTCCGGATGATCTGCTGTGGCTGCTAAAAGAGGCCGACCGGGCCAAGGGGCCTAAACCGCTGCTCTACCAGTGCTGCGGAACGGAAGATTTCCTCTATGAGGACAACCAAACCTTCCGCAAGGCCTGTGCCAAGACATCGCTGTCCTTAACCTACGAGGAAGGTCCGGGCGAACATGAATGGGGTTATTGGGATACCAAAATACGTGATGTGCTGGCCTGGCTGCCGCTAGAAAAATAAGGGCAGGTTTAGCCTGAGGTGTACGCACCGCAAGTCTAAGGTGGACGCGCAGCTAGCTAAGGTGAATGCACAACAAGTTAAGGTGGACGCGCAGCTAGCTAAGGTGGCGCACGACAAGCTAAGTCCTGTAGAACTTAGCTTGTTGTGGAACCTCTCATTTCCTCAAATTGCCCGCCTACGCAGAATTCAAAGGTACCTTTGGTGCCAAGCAGTTTATGTAAGGAGAGTACCTGTCTTCTTGGCGCTTCGTTAGCTGGTTAGATGGAAAAAGTATCATTAATTGGCTTGAGCATCAAGCAACTCGACTGGTTAAGTGGAAAAAGTATCACTATTTCAGCATATTTCGCTCCGGATATGGGAATATTGCAGAATGAAGTTCCCTTATTCCACTTATTCCTCGGAAATGTTGATTTCTGAGGATTTTAAGTTTCC encodes the following:
- the ftsX gene encoding permease-like cell division protein FtsX — translated: MSFKTFLRHVREGFKNVFRNGWMSVASITSIVVSLFVLGVFILLVLNVNAIADKADSQVQINVHLTLNTDQKMRETLENEIGSMPEVSKVEFVSKEQGLKEFREDMGPDAAELLEGFDEDNNPLPDKLLVEVIQPTTVPFVAEKIEALNKTHEEKPIYKVNYGKGSVETLFKVTKAVRNIGFIFVAGLALMSMFLISNTIRVTILARRKEIGIMKLVGATNYFIRWPFFIEGALIGLIGSLVTSGALYAGYSSLVSSVQGDPMLGLQLIPFQDIWVLLCGLLVGLGVLIGIWGSTVSIRKFLKV
- a CDS encoding alpha/beta hydrolase, translating into MALIECKFYSDVLGLSTSMTVILPQQTTTQIGMSNVTKGELHPTLYLLHGLSDDDSIWLRRTSIERYVAQMGIAVVMPQVHRGFYTDMAEGGRYWTFISEELPALARSFFPLSPKREDTFVAGLSMGGYGAFKLGLRKPDTFAAAASLSGALDMVHHSLNWEDPTKKSPEYERIFGKHSIKDTPDDLLWLLKEADRAKGPKPLLYQCCGTEDFLYEDNQTFRKACAKTSLSLTYEEGPGEHEWGYWDTKIRDVLAWLPLEK
- a CDS encoding CBS domain-containing protein; translation: MSLIASNPLSALLRSAPAVPAAYTCRETLRVMFQHPEAKCLVVCNPDHTPVGLLMCERFFLKVTGRSGMELFYRESVTRLMNRKPLAVDISTPPEHVLRSALERPEAMRNDCIIVTEEGVFAGVVYVSDLTREQH
- the ftsE gene encoding cell division ATP-binding protein FtsE, with protein sequence MIEMQDVWKTYSNGTHALQGVSVKIDRNEFVYVVGPSGAGKSTFMKLIYREEMPTKGQISVGGFNIGKLKPRKIPYVRRNIGVIFQDFRLLPKLTAYENVAFAMEVIEAPKKVIKKRVPEVLELVGLRSKANREPSQLSGGEQQRIAIARAIVNNPSVIIADEPTGNLDPETSWGIMQLLDEINFRGTTIVMATHNRDIVNKMRKRVLAIENGNIVRDQVRGEYGYEF
- a CDS encoding VanW family protein; this encodes MKKIHAALIALISLILAGSLVAGGLHLYGSQQTLPPKTLVAGWDVGGMEIADVRAGLATRLQALEAVPLVLKAEPNTKLTVTLRQAGMTYEAEEFLQGLNTLTEGGLLERVRARWSFPRSWELRAHLDLTQLQKSLSPDWEKETFGVPVDAVRRITADDRVVYTPEKTTYEVDWRALELALQAVVPLTLHNADSLKGKQIMLEVPLSIRQPEVTLKILKEQGIERKISQFSTSLGASGPGRTFNVQAAAAAVNGTLLPPGAVFDYGKAIQKAQADTGFREAPVIVNGRLQPGVGGGICQVSSTLYNAALRSGLEIVERRNHSLPVNYLPKGQDATFSEGNINFRFRNNTGKSLIIHAAVQGRTLTVKLFGTFPKNVTFLVQSRTVELLAPADKYVSDPSLPRGGTRVIQNGKTGYIVETYITRLVDGKAVEKKLLSRDTYYAQKRIIAINQGGMGKSIQPDSRKQPLVEDGVRGDCSQCAWRLPVSMLYPASHQKGGQDNHSPAAFLP
- a CDS encoding DL-endopeptidase inhibitor IseA family protein, with the translated sequence MNKKMLLSSLALSLGLVSAGSGAFAASPAFGVEGVKAVAVSAPGKEGPATINNLTVKSVIPLLVHAKKLYTYTSRGGVTFQPETFQYKGTEYRYLSSDIGSRQQLMNYVKRAYTHNAAAFYVQTQFLEQNGRMAQVNTDIGNSMQYDKATARMVSKTATAAVFELSVPDQGTNQSVVVKLKKVSGYWRIDMSPDTLF